In the Hemitrygon akajei chromosome 7, sHemAka1.3, whole genome shotgun sequence genome, one interval contains:
- the LOC140730312 gene encoding protein CEBPZOS-like isoform X1 yields the protein MILYLRMAPKSMEPIAIRIFKGVILLEVAGVMGAYWLFHRMNTSQEFRYKVNKRFPSILEVYYKSNEWAGVYGIRELDQETWSSKHKQ from the exons ATG ATTCTCTATTTAAGAATGGCACCTAAATCTATGGAACCAATAGCAATACGGATCTTTAAGGGAGTTATACTCTTGGAGGTCGCAGGAGTAATGGGAGCATACTGGCTCTTCCATAGAATGAATACCAGTCAAG AGTTCAGATATAAGGTAAACAAAAGGTTTCCCTCCATTTTGGAAG TTTATTATAAATCCAATGAATGGGCAGGAGTTTATGGAATTAGAGAACTGGATCAGGAAACCTGGTCCAGCAAACATAAGCAGTGA
- the LOC140730312 gene encoding protein CEBPZOS-like isoform X2, translated as MAPKSMEPIAIRIFKGVILLEVAGVMGAYWLFHRMNTSQEFRYKVNKRFPSILEVYYKSNEWAGVYGIRELDQETWSSKHKQ; from the exons ATGGCACCTAAATCTATGGAACCAATAGCAATACGGATCTTTAAGGGAGTTATACTCTTGGAGGTCGCAGGAGTAATGGGAGCATACTGGCTCTTCCATAGAATGAATACCAGTCAAG AGTTCAGATATAAGGTAAACAAAAGGTTTCCCTCCATTTTGGAAG TTTATTATAAATCCAATGAATGGGCAGGAGTTTATGGAATTAGAGAACTGGATCAGGAAACCTGGTCCAGCAAACATAAGCAGTGA